The Panicum virgatum strain AP13 chromosome 3N, P.virgatum_v5, whole genome shotgun sequence genome includes the window TGATCATGTATTTGAGGTCTTGAACTGGTTGAAAATTGCAACATCAGCGGATAAAAGCCGAATTAGAAGtttttcaattcgagctagaaaattggcaaactatttgtaataaggcatattgatgctcttacttctattcttcggttaaagaatgaaactgaatttacttggggggcagaacagcaagagacttttgaaaatatcaaggtttatttgtcttcaACATCTGTGCTCAAGGTGCCTAGGAGAGGGGTTCCGTTCAGGCTTTATGTAGCTGTTGAAGATAATGTCATTGGGACTATTGACTCAAGAACCGAAGACAAGGAGTATGTCATCACTTatataagccgacgacttattgatgcggagacaaggtatactcttactgagaagttatgtttgtctctctaTTATGCTTATACCAAATTGaagcattatctactatctagtacttgcatagtagtatgtcaaaccgatgtgctcAAGCACatgttacaaaagccgattttaagtGATAGAATCGGCGAGTGGGCTTATGATttagttgaatatgatttggcttgtgaatccttggaatctatgagaggccaaatcatAGTGGATTTCATTATTGAGCATTGGATTAATGATAAGCATGTTTTGGAAAtcggctatgttacttgcacaccacggaattatattttgatggatcggtttgtgatgatggtcaaagaATTGGTGctgtcttgatttctccaaGTGGTGGTATTCTGAATTCTCAAACCGATCAAAGGAGGATTGCATaaataatcaagttgagtatgaagcccTCTTATTTGGCTTGGAAGTTTTGCAATCTACGGCCGTAAAAtgtgttgaagcctttggtgattcacttctgaTGATGTAGCAAGTATTCGAGGTATGCTAATGATATAATGgatatttaaatgcatatcttgacaagtgcctcgatattatttcttccttcaatgaatttgttataagatatataccaagggaagagaatggacATGCTATTGCTCTGGctaagcaagcatctggctaatcAATTATGAAGAAATATTTCCATATTCGAAAGTCGATGCAAGCAAAGGCCAAGTTgtaggttctggacgaaccggtccgaCCAGTCGATGCAAttggtctgaccgcccagaccggtctgaccggtcatgagaccggtctgatccGCCTAGATTACTGGAAATACCAATTCGGCTATGAAAGGTGATTCATCACTAAAGCCGAAGATCAGGACTGGAGGGTTCATATGATCTCCTATCTAAAGATCCTGGTCGTGATGCAAAAAGGGATATTCGGCGGATAACACTCGAAAAATATTTTAGTCAATGATAAGCTCTATCGTTGAACAGCCgaagttttatttttttaaatgtttgagctcggatcaggccagagttgccatgaagaaagttcatgaagaagtttgtggtacacatcaatcggctcccggGATGAAGTGGTTGTTTGATAGAGACAGTTTGTATTAGTATATCATGAACTTTGATTGTTTGAAGAAGTATAAAAGGGTGTGAAGAGtatcagcggtttggtgatttacTACTGGTGCCCGCTGTGATGatacatcctattatcaaatCATGGTCGTTCCGAGGTTGAGGATTGGATTTCATTGTTCAAATTAATCCTCTATCTTCAAAAAGACATTGCTTCATGTTGTTGCTATAGATTATtctactaaatggaccgaagcaaTTCTTTTGAAGAACATGATTCACAGCCGAGGTAATTTATACTCAGGCTTATTCTACTTGCACCAAATGACATGGCCATATACACTATCGTCATTGAAAGCAAGACATGATTGGTGCGTAGGTGCTTCTCGTTGTTCAAGTGCATTTTTGGTTGGAGATATGTTTCTTGGTacgcaagctttaccaagaaataggggggcatatgttgacactcaaaattggcacgaTGAAGGTTTTCATGACAATCTGggcaggaccggtcagacctctcccttgaaccggtcagaccggtctagacatgtttgtcaaattgcaaattggactgcaccattgcgtagatctcgtcgagacgatcgaaatgcatatatagaatgtCTAATTCGGAGTTcggatgagggagttatgcctcccggaagacctgcaccccggacagaccggtcagatcggtccagagcggtcagaccggtccgaaatgctcagtccgagttaggagttgtattttgacacgggatttgatagggttccgactcctaacaggtacagacctccccaccctatatatatgaagggccacggccgattgagggtattcccaatcgattcacacatttatcctttacttttTCCTCCAAACCttaacttttccaatctcatctGTTGTTCTccgctcgtctctacggcgttcgagGATGTTCTGAGTAGCCTGCTaatctcagagcaaccctagatccacgagctccgacggggtccctcccgagctcgaggttttaggtcttcgcggcgttctctgtagaaccggtctgatcggtcggcgCGGGGAGCCTGTTGGTGAAGATCGTGTCGACgatccgcgcgttctagcgcattcaagtgtgttggcgcaaattagtgtcaacaaAAAGGAGCCCAGTTTTATGTGGCTTGGAAGCTTGTTATTGCTGTAGTGTTTTTCCCATATCAAGTTCACCCCAGGAATATCCTCTTTATTGATGAATTTATTCAAGTTCTTAAGTAACAAGGCTTCATTCTAGATCTTCAAGTTAAGCACTCCAAGGCCTCCCTCTTGCTTTGGCAAACACACCACTGGACATACCACTTTTGCTGGATTTTTCGCATCTATATTTGAACCTCTATACAAACAGAAAGTGGGTAGAGAAGTAAGAACTGTATTGGTCATTTGAAGTATTCCGGCTTGGGAGAGGAAGGCAGAGGTACACAAGAGTCTGGACTCACACCTCTAAAAAAGGGTAAAAAAGTCTTCAAACTTTTGACTTTGTAGTCCCTAAGGGTAACCCAATCTAGGTGAAGGGCAGGGAGCCCCTAGCACATCCAAAGGTGATCAACAAAGCCATTGTCTTTGCCTCAGGCATGTTGATGGGGACCAACATTTTATTTTGAATAGTTGACCATAAGCCTGGTTGAGTTTGCAAAAGTATTGAGAAGAGCTTTAAGGTATAGAGCTGCCCGTTGTATCCTTCATGATGATCAACATATCATCTGCATATTGAATTATTGGAAACTCTAACTTTCTTACTATTagcaaaatgaaaaagaaagagcTAGTCCTTTTTTTATGGTCAGTGGAAGGGGGAGAGAATCCCCAATCTGAATTTTACTTCATTGGCCATAAGGTGGCTCATCATCTTAATGGTTTAAAGTCGTTTACATTAATTTGTTCCGTAGTTTCATTGGCCGTGGAGGGCTAgattttgtcttttatttggtGGACACACTGTTGGGCGGCCCAACCCAACAtatcctccctccttccccattTTTGGCACTATGTGAAAATCTTTAATAGGTAACATGTTATTGGTAATAGCGGGCATATAATGCCCCCCGTTACAAAATAAGTCAAAGGACCGCCGGATCGTCCCCGACCTACCCATGATGACGCCGGTTACCAATAACCAGTTATTAGTATCGGATGTTAATACCCCTATTACTAATGGAGCCACGTAAGAGCCCATTACCTCAACTGGAGTCACTGATCCGAAACTTTTTGTTCTAGATTTTTCTTTGATCTGGTTTTTAGGCTCTCACGTCCGCGTCCCTTCCGCAGCCAGCCACCCTCAGGAAATAAACGGGGTGGACACCGGATCCACGGGCGCTCTTGTGTGCCCCCATGCCGATGCCCACTATTATCTGCCATCCGATGGCTGCTGGGCCGCATCCTTGGTCAGCGAGCCGAGCGAGTGAGCACAGCGGAAGCTGAGTGGGTCCCTTGCGTGGGAGCCGAATGGATGCACTCCGAGCACAGGTTGCGTCGGGTGCGGGGCATGGGACAGAAGGCGCGGTGCCGGGCGTGGGACAGATGGCGACGATGGGCCGTGGGGTACACGGATGCTGCTGTGCACCCGGGATCCATCCTATTTTCTTACCTCTCTCGCGGCTCCCTTTTCTGTATGGTTTTGTCCCTTTCCCAGATCCGGCGTAGGGGGCGCGGCATCCATGGTCCTAGCACCGGCACACCTGCTCGACGAACACCGGCGACTTGAGCCGCTCCCAGCACCGCAGGAGCTCCTCCACGTCCTGCAGGTCCCGGGCCTTCCCCTCGTCCACCAGCATCTCCATCAGGCAGCTCTCGAAGCTCCGGCAGGCCTCGTCCTTGTTCTCATCCTCTGCCTCGCCATCTCCGCTGCTGCCAGCGCTCCTCCCCGACCGCAGCCGCGCCACCACCTTCACGTACGCCGGCGTCTCCGGGGACGACACCGGCGCGTGCACCGGCGTTTCGTGCACCACTGCCGTCTCAGGTACCACCTCCCCCACGCACGGCCTCGCCCTCAGCCGTCGAGGCCGCCGGCGTGGACGAGGGCGGGGTGACGAGAGGCCAGAACACCGCGCGCACTGACCGGAACGtccggcgtcgacggcggcggcgcgggctcatCCTGGCCGCGGCCTTCCGGAGGTTGCGGAAGCGGAAGGCCCAGATGGATAGCACGGCGGAGGCCGGGACGCGGAAGAGCCGCGTGAGGGCTCGCCGGCATGGCCCGAGAATGCCGCACGTCACGGAGGAAGGAGGATGGTTCTGGGACGAGGAAATTGGCATCTTTATTTTCGGACTCGATCAGAGCGACAGGGGCGCAGCTAAGCTTGAAACTGCTGGTTTAAGACGGGACCGAACGATCGATCATGTGAGGTGCATATGTATAGGAGTGTGGTTATAACCGACTGACCCCGGTGCGTGCGGCGACGTTGTCAATGCACAGCACGATGTGGTGCACACGTCGATGCATCCGAACATTATGACATGTAAGAGTTGGCTACCACTAACAAATCGCGAACCTATCCTGAGCCGGTAAAAAAGAAAGTGTGCACAGCATCGTCACGATTCCATAAGCTTCCTCTGGCCTGCTGTTTGGGTTAAGACTATCCCCAACCGAGGAGTAGATAATTGTTGAAATTTAATAGTATGGAGGAGCACCTAAGCGATGGATATCAGGATATGTGAAAAATACAACATTGATATGCAGCTTTGACCCAAAGAAGCTGTTCTAAAAAAACAATATCTGGTATTATTATTCAATGTAAAGAAAAACATATCCGTTGGCACTATTATATTAATTTGGTGCCCATCGTATAGAATTTGGTAATATTTATTGTATACTGCTTTTCACATCCGTAGTAGAACTATATTTTAGTCAACGTATCCTATTCTGGCATACTCCTAGGGAGTACAATTTCAGTCGAAAGCTACAATGCAAGGATTGACTGATATGATTTACATCAATTAATTTTGTTAATAACATCATCCTAGAAAACAATACATATATCTAACAGTCAATTTCTGTATCGATTGTGCATCATTGTCTATTTTTCTGCCCATCAATGTCATGATGTGATTAAAAATGATAATTAATACAAAGCACGTGTTGATTCGATGAAAATAATGTCAAAATTTATTTAATTCAGGACAAGCAAAATTAGTTCAAAATAATATAATTGGTTTGTCCTAAATATCATGTATTTAAGAACAGAAATAACAGATTATGATCTCTGCACATGAGCTGGGTATACGCAGAAATTTTATTAGTTAGCCATTTAAAATAGTGAAGTTGCCACCTGCGACGAGACTTCTTCGATATCTAGCATGTTATTTTGTCTATGGCTAAACGTCTAAGCAATGCAAGCTACATGCATGTATATATGTTTCCTTACCGCTGGAATTCTGATGTAACAAACTTATACTAGCTTCATGCTTGTGTCAAAATCTGAATCATCTTGAAGGGTTATTgaaattaagttttcaaaagcTGTAAATTTTCATATCCCAActaataaagccaatttaaggAATCAAGTAGTTCATCTAAAAAAAGAAGCGCTCTTGTACCATGATTGAAAGTACCAATGCGTACTTTTAAGTACTTTTATCTTGAACTTTTTTCTAGCCATTGATCTAtggaaaatatttataaaaaataaattaaattagtattcggtccCACTTTTTGATATTTGGTCCCACTTTTTGGAAGTACCAGCCTAGTTACTTCTAGGTACTTCCTACCTTCACCACCGTAAGATTTTATCAGATGGATGGCTCCTACTTTTTTCAATCATTATAAAATTTCCCAAAAAAGAATCATATGTGCGGTCCTTACAGGACCTACTGATAAAGTCCAAATTTAGTACCAGTTATTTTTTGGTCTGGTGCTAAAGTCGCCCCGGGGTCATTAGTACCGGGTCCAAATTTAAACATCCCCCAAATCATTTTAGTACTGACCCAAGACACCAGACAGTACTAAATATTGCCCTTCAGTACCAGCCGATGTTTTGGCACCGTACTAAAATGACCCCTTTAGTACTGGCCCATACTAAATGTCaccctttagtaccggctggtgttttggcccggtactaaaatgacgCCGTTAGTACCAGCCGGTGttctggcccggtactaaaatgacacggccatttagtaccgggccaaggcaCCGACAGGTACTAAAAGACGACATTTAGTACTGGCCGGTGTCTTCTCCTGGTATTAAATGATCCTCTACGAGTTACTTTAATGGAATGCATCTTCCACCTGGTCACATGTGATgcataggtgagatggtaagaaagTTATGCGCGAGGCCGGAGGTCATGGGTTTGAATTCTCGCGACCGCGCATGCGCATTTACGCGTGAAAAATTCACATGACGTTGCTCGTGTGTGGGTCTCCCGAGggttcataatattttttctttaaattttggGTGCAAAACTGTTTAGTCCTGGCCGTTGTTACCGACCGATACTAAAAGAGGGTTGCTGAGCTGTACTAGTGTTCGTTTTTCTAGCAGTAATTTCCACCCAAACTAGCTATATAAACTTTGACTTCATAAAAGCTACTAAATAGACTTGCTAGTATTATTATCAAATCGACATTTGTATTTTTCTCGAGTTAAAACTCTGAATCTGCATTTTGAATTGTTGGAAGTTGCAAAACTATGTTTTTATTGTTGAAACTTTCTTCTGTTACGTTTGTGTTCACAAATCAGCGAACTGGTTAGCTACATTCGTTGGAACCGTGACATGAAACTTTttctctcatatttcattttgTTGGCCAAAACTCTTAACTGATCGAAGAAATCCAGGGTAGATttcaaagaaaaggaaaatggaaaCAAAGGTACGAATCCAAAATCCTACTCATGTGGGGCATCCGCTTGCATCCGAAGTTTCCAATCTCGCTAGCTCCATTTGTACGTACCAAAATGTGTTTCATATGGCCATGGGAAAATGCATAAGAAAACTCATTTGTGTCGGCTTTAAACTTTTGACAGCGCGCAGCGAGCACGATGTACCTTCTACAATGATAAATTCATGGATGTACAGAtcattagctagctagctggttCTCCAAATTATTGCAGAGTAACATGAATGCATGCAGTTCATTCTTCTTGGCAGCACTGCTTCTGGAAGTTCACGAAACGGCGGACGGCCCGGTCACCGCACACCATCATCCGCGGCACCCCGCATCCCAATCCTCATCACCTGCAGCAACGAGACCACCTCGGAGTTCCACACATGCCCCAGCGCAGCAACGACGTGTCCATCGCCGTCAGCATCGTCATCATCCTCCAAACAGCGCCCGGCACCATCGACGACGACGTGCCCGGAATACTTCCGGTTCATCCACTCGGACCTGTCGCCGTGGCGCGACGCGGGGATCACGCGGGAGGCGGTGGAGCGCGCGCGCGACAAGGCGACGTTccggctggtggtggtggccgggcGCGCCTACGTGGACAAGTACCGCCCGGCCTTCCAGACACGAGACGTGTTCACGCTGTGGGGAATCCTGCAGCTGCTGGCACGCTACCCGGGTCGCGTCCCGGACCTGGACCTCATGTTCTTCTGCGACGACACCCCCGTGGTGCACGCCGCGGCCTACCCCGACCCGtccgtggcgccgccgctcttCATGTACTGCAAGAACGACAGCGCGCTGGGTATCGTCTTCCCGGACTGGACATTCTGGGGCTGGCCGGAAGTGAACATCCGGCCGTGGGCGCCGTTCCtggaggaggtggagcgcgAGAGCCGGCGAGTGCCCTGGCACTACAGGGAGCCGTACGCGTTCTGGAAGGGCAATCCCGACGTCGGGGGCTTGCGCAGTGACCTTATGCGATGCAATGGCTCCGATTGGAACGCGCGCCTCGTCAGGCAAGATTGGGAGGATGCCGATCGGAATGGCTTTAAAGACTCCAATTTGGCGAAACAATGCACCTACAGGTACGGGATCTGACGACCGGTAGAGCTCAACAATGTCTGAACATTCCTATCTCAAATGTTGTGGCCACTGTACATGCAGGTACAAGATCTATGTGCAAGGGAGAACATGGTCAGTGAGCCAGAAGTACATCCTGGCCTGTGGCTCTCCGATGCTGCGCATCCAGACATCCTTCGACGACTTTTTCTCCCGGGGGCTCGTTGCCGGCAAGCATTACTGGCCCATTGACGCTGACGGCATGTGCCCATCCATCAAGTCGGCGGTAGACTGGGGCAACGCCCACCCAGTGCAGGCGCAGCGAATGGGCGAGGAGGGCAGCAGCTTCGCCCGGGACGAGCTGAGCATGGACTATGTCTACGACTACATGCTGCACCAGCTCGCTCAGTATGCCAGGCTGCTCCGGTATAGAGCCACCGTCCCGAAGAACGCCACCGAGCTCTGCCTGGAGTCCATGGCTTGCCCTGCGGATGGGCGTGCTGGTGAGTTCATGATGGAGTCCAGGGAAAAGTATGTCGCCGACTATGAGCCTTGCTCACTGCCTCCACCTTTCACCTTATATTACAAAGTTGGGAAGAGGGTCGGGGAGGTGGGCAGCAAAGTGAAAAGGATGGAGGAGCAAGAGTGGAAGGAAACCTAGTTGGATCCATGTCAGGGATGGTTAAACATTTGTTGGTATACCGTGTAGAAATCAGAGGGCAGTAGGAGGAACGGTGTCGCCCTATCTTGGGTCGATGCACCGGCTGCGTGTTGATTCAATGATCAGAGAAAAGCCCTCCTCATGGCGTTACATATATACATGAAACAACAAGAGGTTCGGTCAGGACTCCATTACAAGGAAATCTAATATTAACAATTCTATCTATAGGAGTCCTAGACCAATACATATCCTTGTTGCTTCACGTTTACAATCAATGGAAACTTATCTAATTATAACCTTTCTTAACAGCCTCCCTCAATCACAACCTTCTGAGGTTAAGATTGGTcttgaaattttcaaataatCTTACAGATAAAGGCTTTGTAAAACCATCTGCAATCTGATCTCCAGACGGGATGAACTCAATCTCCAAAAGTTTCTGAGTTACTCGTTCTCTAACAAAATGAAAGTCAACCTCAATATGTTTGGTTCTAGCA containing:
- the LOC120667794 gene encoding O-glucosyltransferase rumi-like — protein: MQFILLGSTASGSSRNGGRPGHRTPSSAAPRIPILITCSNETTSEFHTCPSAATTCPSPSASSSSSKQRPAPSTTTCPEYFRFIHSDLSPWRDAGITREAVERARDKATFRLVVVAGRAYVDKYRPAFQTRDVFTLWGILQLLARYPGRVPDLDLMFFCDDTPVVHAAAYPDPSVAPPLFMYCKNDSALGIVFPDWTFWGWPEVNIRPWAPFLEEVERESRRVPWHYREPYAFWKGNPDVGGLRSDLMRCNGSDWNARLVRQDWEDADRNGFKDSNLAKQCTYRYKIYVQGRTWSVSQKYILACGSPMLRIQTSFDDFFSRGLVAGKHYWPIDADGMCPSIKSAVDWGNAHPVQAQRMGEEGSSFARDELSMDYVYDYMLHQLAQYARLLRYRATVPKNATELCLESMACPADGRAGEFMMESREKYVADYEPCSLPPPFTLYYKVGKRVGEVGSKVKRMEEQEWKET